The Fontisubflavum oceani genomic interval CATGATCGCCGCGATGGAAAAGAGGGAGATGTTCTTGGTCAGCTGCATGGTGACGTTCTTTGAGCGCACCAAACCGGCCTCGAGCATCGCAAAGCCCGCGGCCATCCAGAAGACGAGGAAGCCCCCGACCAAAAACAGCAGCGTGGTCAGAATGTAAGACGTGTGGGCCGCGGCTTCTACGCCGGCCTCTTGCGCCAGGCCCACCGACGGCAGCGCGGCGGCGGTTGCCACGGCGGCCAGTGGGAAAAGATACTTGGTTTTCATGAGTGTCATGTCCTTTTGTCGAAAGGGCCGCGCGTCAAAGCGCGTCGTCATTGGTCTCGCCGGTCCGCACGCGCACGGCGGAGTTCACGTCGAGGACGAAGATTTTGCCGTCACCGATCTTGTCGGTTTTGGCGGTGGTCTGGATGGTTTCGACCACCTGATCGGCCATGGCGGCCGCGACGACGATTTCCAGCTTCACTTTCGGCACGAAATTCACGGCATATTCGGCGCCGCGATAGATCTCTGTGTGGCCGGATTGCGAGCCGAAGCCCTTAATCTCGGTCACCATCATGCCGCGCACGCCGATGGCGGTCAGGGCTTCGCGGACCTCCTCCAGCTTGAACGGCTTGATTGCTGCGATGATGAGTT includes:
- a CDS encoding P-II family nitrogen regulator, which gives rise to MKLIIAAIKPFKLEEVREALTAIGVRGMMVTEIKGFGSQSGHTEIYRGAEYAVNFVPKVKLEIVVAAAMADQVVETIQTTAKTDKIGDGKIFVLDVNSAVRVRTGETNDDAL